The sequence CCCTCTTGCGACGCGACCTCAGCCGAAACACCCGCATCCTCCAGCAGCCCCACGAAAAAGCAGTGACGCTCCCACATTTGACGAGCGACCTCCAGCCCTCGCTCTGTCAGATGAACATCTCGTTTGCCCATTTCGACATAGCCGTTGCTTTCCAGCGTCGCCATGGCCTTGGAAACGCTCGCCTTGGTTACGCCGAGGTACTCCGCAACGTCGATCGAGCGCACGATGCCCTGACGCTCCGACAGAACGTAGATCGATTCGAGATAGTCTTCTCCGGATTCACGTAGGGCCATGGGCCGCCTTTCGCGATGGCTTCTAGTTAGCCTTTGGATACTTTTGCTTGATTTACTTTACCGCAAAAGTTGCCCATGTCTTACTACGTTGTTCAAAAAGTTAACCGTGTTTCACAAAATGCGCGGGGTAAGCAAGGCGACACGGCACGCAGCGCGCAAGGAGTGTCCCCCTCTGCC is a genomic window of Collinsella aerofaciens containing:
- a CDS encoding metal-dependent transcriptional regulator, producing MALRESGEDYLESIYVLSERQGIVRSIDVAEYLGVTKASVSKAMATLESNGYVEMGKRDVHLTERGLEVARQMWERHCFFVGLLEDAGVSAEVASQEGCHMEHCLSEESFEKLRAMLGREDVAGSTTEA